Proteins from a genomic interval of Streptomyces sp. NBC_01445:
- a CDS encoding PaaI family thioesterase — protein sequence MGEHSSVKFPQEVIDEYAALGVDLPAMFSAGDLGTRMGVEIKEASADRVVGTMPVEGNTQPYGLLHGGASAVLAETLGSVGSMLHGGSSKIAVGVDLNCTHHRGARSGLVTGVATPVHRGRSTATYEIVITDEQDRRVCSARLTCLLKDMPTS from the coding sequence ATGGGCGAGCACAGCAGCGTGAAGTTCCCGCAAGAGGTCATCGACGAGTACGCGGCGCTCGGAGTCGACCTGCCCGCCATGTTCTCCGCGGGGGATCTCGGCACCCGCATGGGCGTCGAAATCAAGGAAGCGTCCGCTGACCGCGTCGTCGGCACCATGCCCGTCGAGGGCAACACGCAGCCCTACGGCCTGCTGCACGGAGGCGCCTCCGCGGTGCTCGCCGAGACACTCGGCTCCGTCGGCTCCATGCTCCACGGCGGCAGCTCCAAGATCGCCGTCGGCGTCGACCTGAACTGCACGCATCACCGCGGCGCCCGCTCCGGCCTCGTCACCGGCGTCGCCACGCCCGTACACCGCGGCCGCTCCACCGCCACGTACGAGATCGTGATCACCGACGAGCAGGACCGGCGGGTCTGCTCGGCCCGCCTGACCTGCCTCCTCAAGGACATGCCCACCAGCTGA
- a CDS encoding FdhF/YdeP family oxidoreductase, whose translation MATKPPTGDPAQDAPQVGAPRRAAAGLPAVAHSLKIAQQQMGVRRTALTLLRVNQKDGFDCPGCAWPEPDHRHKAEFCENGAKAVAEEATLRRVTPDFFAAHPVADLATRSGYWLGQQGRLTHPMYLADGAERYEPVSWERAFDIIAEELAALASPDEAVFYTSGRTSNEAAFLYQLFAREFGTNNLPDCSNMCHESSGSALTETIGIGKGSVLLEDLYKSDLIIVAGQNPGTNHPRMLSALEKAKANGAKIITINPLPEAGLERFKNPQTPQGMFKGAALTDLFLQIRLGGDQALFRLLNKLILAESDGASGAGSGAVDHAFIEEHTHGFEEFAAAARAADWDATLTATGLERAEIEEALSLVLASERTVVCWAMGLTQHKHSVPTIREVVNFLLLRGNIGRPGAGVCPVRGHSNVQGDRTMGVFERPAPAFLDALEKEFGFAPPRKHGFDVVRAIEALRDGEAKVFFAMGGNFVAASPDTDVTEAAMRRAALTVHVSTKLNRSHAVTGARALILPTLGRTERDVQGSGEQFVTVEDSMSMVHASRGRLAPASKHLLSEPAIVARLARRVLGEASRTPWEEFEKDYATVRDRIANVIPGFEDFNARVTGSAGRPGGFTLPHGPRDERRFPTTTGKANFTAAPVEYPKLPEGRLLLQTLRSHDQYNTTIYGLDDRYRGIKNGRRVVLVSPHDAQDLGLADGSYVDLVSEWTDRVERRAPGFRVVHYPTARGCAAAYYPETNVLIPLDATADTSNTPTSKSVVVRLEQSATD comes from the coding sequence ATGGCAACGAAGCCGCCCACGGGAGATCCGGCGCAGGACGCGCCGCAGGTCGGCGCGCCGCGGCGCGCCGCCGCCGGACTGCCCGCCGTCGCCCATTCCCTCAAGATCGCCCAGCAGCAGATGGGCGTGCGCCGCACCGCGCTCACCCTTCTCCGCGTCAATCAGAAGGACGGCTTCGACTGCCCGGGCTGCGCCTGGCCGGAGCCCGACCACCGGCACAAGGCGGAGTTCTGCGAGAACGGCGCGAAGGCGGTCGCCGAGGAGGCCACCCTGCGCCGGGTCACCCCCGACTTCTTCGCCGCGCACCCCGTCGCCGACCTCGCGACCCGCTCCGGGTACTGGCTGGGCCAGCAGGGCCGCCTCACGCACCCCATGTATCTGGCGGACGGCGCCGAGCGCTACGAGCCGGTGTCCTGGGAGCGCGCCTTCGACATCATCGCCGAGGAGCTGGCCGCCCTGGCCTCCCCCGACGAGGCCGTGTTCTACACCTCGGGGCGCACGAGCAACGAGGCGGCGTTCCTCTACCAGCTGTTCGCCCGCGAGTTCGGCACGAACAACCTGCCCGACTGCTCGAACATGTGCCACGAGTCGTCCGGTTCCGCGCTCACGGAGACCATCGGCATCGGCAAGGGCAGCGTCCTGCTGGAGGACCTCTACAAGTCCGACCTGATCATCGTGGCCGGGCAGAACCCGGGCACGAACCACCCGCGCATGCTCTCCGCCCTGGAGAAGGCCAAGGCGAACGGCGCGAAGATCATCACGATCAACCCGCTGCCCGAGGCCGGACTCGAGCGCTTCAAGAACCCGCAGACCCCGCAGGGCATGTTCAAGGGCGCCGCCCTGACCGACCTGTTCCTCCAGATCCGCCTCGGCGGCGACCAGGCCCTCTTCCGCCTCCTGAACAAGCTGATCCTGGCTGAATCCGATGGCGCCTCCGGCGCGGGGTCCGGCGCCGTCGACCACGCCTTCATAGAGGAACACACCCACGGCTTCGAGGAGTTCGCCGCCGCCGCCCGTGCCGCCGACTGGGACGCGACACTGACGGCGACGGGCCTGGAGCGCGCCGAGATCGAGGAAGCCCTCTCCCTGGTGCTCGCCTCGGAGCGCACCGTCGTGTGCTGGGCGATGGGCCTCACCCAGCACAAGCACTCCGTGCCCACGATCCGCGAAGTGGTCAACTTCCTGCTCCTGCGGGGGAACATCGGCCGACCCGGCGCGGGCGTCTGCCCGGTGCGCGGCCACTCCAACGTGCAGGGCGACCGCACCATGGGCGTCTTCGAACGCCCCGCGCCCGCCTTCCTGGACGCCCTGGAGAAGGAGTTCGGCTTCGCACCGCCCCGCAAGCACGGCTTCGACGTCGTACGGGCCATCGAGGCGCTCCGCGACGGCGAGGCGAAGGTGTTCTTCGCGATGGGCGGCAACTTCGTGGCGGCCTCCCCCGACACCGACGTCACCGAAGCCGCGATGCGCCGCGCCGCGCTGACGGTCCACGTGTCGACGAAGCTCAACCGCTCCCACGCGGTCACCGGCGCGCGTGCCCTGATCCTGCCGACGCTGGGCCGCACCGAGCGCGACGTCCAGGGCAGCGGCGAACAGTTTGTGACCGTTGAGGACTCCATGAGCATGGTCCACGCCTCCCGTGGCCGCCTCGCGCCCGCGAGCAAGCACCTCCTGTCGGAGCCGGCGATCGTGGCCCGCCTCGCGCGCCGCGTCCTGGGCGAGGCGTCACGCACACCCTGGGAGGAGTTCGAGAAGGACTACGCCACGGTCCGCGACCGCATCGCGAACGTCATCCCGGGCTTCGAGGACTTCAACGCGCGCGTGACTGGTTCTGCTGGTCGCCCCGGCGGCTTCACCCTGCCGCACGGCCCGCGCGACGAGCGGCGCTTCCCCACCACCACGGGCAAGGCGAACTTCACGGCCGCGCCCGTCGAGTACCCGAAGCTCCCCGAGGGCCGGCTGCTGCTGCAGACCCTGCGCTCGCACGACCAGTACAACACCACGATCTACGGCCTCGACGACCGCTATCGCGGCATCAAGAACGGTCGCCGGGTCGTCCTCGTCAGCCCCCACGACGCCCAGGACCTGGGCCTCGCCGACGGCTCCTACGTCGACCTGGTCAGCGAGTGGACGGACCGCGTGGAGCGCCGCGCCCCCGGCTTCCGCGTCGTCCACTACCCGACGGCCCGGGGCTGCGCGGCCGCGTACTACCCGGAGACCAACGTCCTGATCCCGCTGGACGCCACCGCCGACACCAGCAACACCCCCACCAGCAAGTCCGTCGTCGTCCGCCTGGAACAATCGGCGACCGACTGA
- the polA gene encoding DNA polymerase I, which yields MAETAAKKTEKTTSGSRPRLMLMDGHSLAYRAFFALPAENFTTATGQPTNAIYGFASMLANTLRDEAPTHFAVAFDVSRKTWRSEEFTEYKANRSKTPDEFKGQVELIGEVLDAMHTPRFAVDGFEADDIIATLATQAEAAGFDVLVVTGDRDSFQLVSDHVTVLYPTKGVSELTRFTPEKVEEKYGLTPAQYPDFAALRGDPSDNLPGIPGVGEKTAAKWINQFGSFAELVERAEEVKGKAGQNFRDHIEAVKLNRRLTEMVRDVELPMTVDDLERAAYDRTALAMVLDTLEIRNPSLRERLLAVDPGAEQAEQAPAEPGVDVDGSVLGAGEVTPWLAEHGDAVLGLATVDTWTLGTGSVTEVALAGAGGAAAWFDPTQLDEADENAFAAWLADAAKPKVLHNAKSVMRVFAEHGWTVDGVTMDTALAAYLVKPGRRSFALDALTLEYLGRELAPAAADGQLAFGTEDDDQAEADALMVHARAILDLGEAFGGKLQEVGAADLLKDVELPTSTLLARMERHGIAADRAHLEAMEQMFAGAVQQAVKEAHASVGHEFNLGSPKQLQEVFFGELDLPKTKKTKTGYTTDADALAWLATQTDHELPVIMLRHREQAKLRVTVEGLIKTIAADGRIHTTFNQTVAATGRLSSTDPNLQNIPVRTDEGRAIRRGFVVGEGFESLMTADYSQIELRVMAHLSEDEGLLEAFTSGEDLHTTVGAQVFGVERSAVDAEMRRKIKAMSYGLAYGLSAFGLSGQLNIEPGEARVLMDTYFERFGGVRDYLRRVVDEARATGYTETMLGRRRYLPDLNSDNRQRREMAERMALNAPIQGTAADIVKIAMLNVDKALKSAKLKSRLLLQVHDEIVLEIAPGEAAAAEELVRREMAGAVQLRAPLDVSVGVGPDWESAAH from the coding sequence GTGGCAGAGACAGCAGCGAAGAAGACCGAGAAGACGACCTCAGGCAGCCGGCCGCGGCTGATGCTCATGGACGGGCATTCGCTGGCGTACCGCGCGTTCTTCGCGCTGCCCGCGGAGAACTTCACGACCGCGACCGGACAGCCGACCAACGCGATCTACGGCTTCGCGTCGATGCTGGCGAACACGCTGCGCGACGAGGCCCCCACGCACTTCGCGGTGGCGTTCGACGTCTCGCGCAAGACCTGGCGCTCCGAGGAGTTCACGGAGTACAAGGCGAACCGTTCGAAGACCCCGGACGAGTTCAAGGGTCAGGTCGAGCTGATCGGCGAGGTCCTCGACGCGATGCACACGCCGCGCTTCGCCGTCGACGGGTTCGAGGCGGACGACATCATCGCCACGCTCGCCACCCAGGCCGAGGCTGCCGGGTTCGACGTCCTGGTCGTCACCGGCGACCGGGACTCCTTCCAGCTCGTCAGCGACCACGTCACGGTGCTCTACCCGACGAAGGGCGTCTCCGAGCTGACCCGGTTCACGCCGGAGAAGGTCGAGGAGAAGTACGGGCTGACGCCGGCCCAGTACCCGGACTTCGCGGCCCTGCGCGGCGACCCGTCGGACAACCTGCCGGGCATCCCCGGCGTCGGCGAGAAGACCGCCGCGAAGTGGATCAACCAGTTCGGTTCGTTCGCCGAGCTCGTGGAGCGGGCCGAAGAGGTCAAGGGCAAGGCCGGGCAGAATTTCCGCGACCACATCGAAGCCGTCAAGCTGAACCGCCGGCTCACCGAGATGGTGCGCGACGTCGAGCTCCCCATGACGGTCGACGACCTGGAGCGCGCCGCGTACGACCGCACGGCCCTCGCGATGGTCCTCGACACCCTGGAGATCCGTAACCCGTCGCTGCGCGAGCGGCTCCTCGCCGTCGACCCGGGCGCCGAGCAGGCCGAACAGGCGCCCGCCGAGCCGGGCGTCGACGTCGACGGCTCGGTGCTCGGCGCGGGCGAGGTGACCCCGTGGCTCGCCGAGCACGGTGACGCGGTCCTCGGCCTCGCCACGGTCGACACCTGGACGCTCGGCACGGGTTCCGTCACCGAGGTGGCGCTCGCCGGCGCCGGGGGAGCCGCCGCCTGGTTCGACCCCACCCAGCTCGACGAGGCCGACGAGAACGCGTTCGCGGCCTGGCTCGCCGACGCCGCGAAGCCCAAGGTCCTGCACAACGCGAAGAGCGTCATGCGGGTCTTCGCCGAGCACGGCTGGACCGTGGACGGCGTCACCATGGACACGGCGCTCGCCGCGTACCTGGTCAAGCCCGGCCGCCGCTCCTTCGCGCTCGACGCCCTGACCCTGGAGTACCTCGGCCGTGAGCTCGCCCCGGCGGCGGCCGACGGACAGCTCGCCTTCGGTACGGAGGACGACGACCAGGCCGAGGCCGACGCGCTCATGGTGCACGCCCGCGCGATCCTCGACCTCGGCGAGGCCTTCGGCGGGAAGCTCCAGGAAGTCGGCGCGGCCGACCTCCTCAAGGACGTCGAGCTGCCCACATCCACGCTCCTCGCCCGCATGGAGCGGCACGGCATCGCCGCCGACCGCGCCCACCTGGAGGCCATGGAGCAGATGTTCGCGGGCGCCGTCCAGCAGGCGGTGAAGGAGGCGCACGCCTCCGTGGGCCACGAGTTCAACCTCGGCTCGCCCAAGCAGCTCCAGGAAGTCTTCTTCGGCGAGCTCGACCTGCCCAAGACGAAGAAGACGAAGACCGGGTACACGACGGACGCGGACGCGCTCGCCTGGCTGGCCACGCAGACCGACCACGAACTCCCCGTGATCATGCTGCGCCACCGCGAGCAGGCGAAGCTGCGCGTCACCGTCGAGGGCCTCATCAAGACGATCGCCGCGGACGGCCGCATCCACACGACGTTCAACCAGACCGTGGCCGCGACCGGCAGGCTCTCCTCGACCGACCCGAACCTGCAGAACATCCCGGTCCGCACCGACGAGGGCCGCGCCATCCGCCGCGGCTTCGTCGTCGGCGAGGGCTTCGAGTCGCTCATGACCGCGGACTACAGCCAGATCGAGCTGCGTGTCATGGCGCACCTCTCCGAGGACGAGGGCCTCCTCGAGGCGTTCACCTCCGGCGAGGACCTGCACACCACGGTCGGCGCGCAGGTCTTCGGCGTCGAGCGGTCCGCCGTCGACGCGGAGATGCGCCGCAAGATCAAGGCCATGTCGTACGGGCTCGCCTACGGCCTGTCCGCGTTCGGCCTGTCCGGGCAGCTGAACATCGAGCCGGGCGAGGCGCGGGTCCTCATGGACACGTACTTCGAGCGGTTCGGCGGCGTGCGCGACTATCTGCGCCGCGTCGTCGACGAGGCGCGCGCCACGGGCTACACCGAGACGATGCTAGGCCGCCGCCGGTATCTGCCGGACCTCAACAGCGACAACCGCCAGCGCCGTGAGATGGCCGAACGCATGGCGCTCAACGCGCCCATTCAGGGCACGGCCGCCGACATCGTCAAGATCGCCATGCTGAACGTGGACAAGGCGCTCAAGAGCGCGAAGCTCAAGTCCAGGCTGCTGCTCCAGGTCCATGACGAAATCGTCCTGGAGATCGCCCCGGGCGAGGCCGCGGCGGCGGAGGAGCTGGTCCGCCGCGAGATGGCCGGGGCCGTGCAGCTGCGGGCGCCGCTGGACGTGTCGGTGGGCGTGGGCCCGGACTGGGAGTCCGCGGCGCACTAG
- a CDS encoding DUF4184 family protein, producing the protein MPFTISHAAAVLPAVRRDGTGRGALVPSLLVAGSFAPDMTYFAASAVPGAMEFGDFTHSFPGVFTIDVAVAAVLVGVWRLLREPVIALLPGRVRGRVLVVARGAGTGRPSDAFPWERRPVAAVWWWYVSAVLGAATHVVWDAFTHLDRWGMRVFPVLGEKIAGSPLYWYAQYGGSAVALVVIALFVVSAVRRVPSSAAADARAALPQLSMSERWVAALVIGGCMAVAAGVRTVRWWTYWGAAAKPWEIIPTLCFGGGAGLVLGLVVYALLVRGRRGAADRGEAPAPVTHER; encoded by the coding sequence TTGCCGTTCACGATCAGCCATGCCGCGGCCGTGCTGCCGGCCGTCCGCCGCGACGGCACGGGGCGCGGCGCGCTCGTGCCGTCGCTGCTGGTGGCGGGCTCGTTCGCGCCCGACATGACGTACTTCGCGGCGAGTGCGGTGCCGGGGGCGATGGAGTTCGGGGACTTCACCCACTCCTTCCCGGGCGTCTTCACGATCGACGTGGCCGTCGCTGCGGTACTGGTCGGCGTGTGGCGCCTGCTACGGGAGCCGGTGATCGCGCTGCTGCCGGGGCGGGTGCGGGGGCGGGTTCTTGTCGTGGCGCGAGGTGCGGGCACCGGACGTCCGTCCGACGCCTTCCCGTGGGAGCGGCGGCCGGTGGCGGCGGTGTGGTGGTGGTACGTGTCCGCCGTCCTCGGCGCGGCGACGCACGTGGTGTGGGACGCGTTCACGCATCTCGACCGGTGGGGCATGCGCGTGTTCCCGGTCCTCGGCGAGAAGATCGCCGGCTCCCCTCTCTACTGGTACGCGCAGTACGGGGGTTCGGCGGTCGCGCTCGTCGTGATCGCGCTCTTCGTGGTGTCGGCGGTGCGCCGTGTCCCCTCGTCGGCCGCCGCCGACGCCCGCGCCGCGCTGCCTCAGCTCTCGATGAGCGAGCGGTGGGTGGCGGCGCTGGTGATCGGCGGGTGCATGGCGGTGGCCGCGGGGGTACGGACGGTGCGCTGGTGGACGTACTGGGGCGCCGCCGCCAAGCCGTGGGAGATCATCCCGACCCTGTGCTTCGGCGGGGGCGCGGGCCTCGTACTCGGCCTGGTCGTGTACGCGCTTCTCGTGCGGGGGCGTCGAGGAGCGGCCGATCGCGGGGAGGCGCCGGCTCCGGTGACACACGAACGGTGA